The uncultured Mailhella sp. genome segment CATCATGCCCGTAGTACGCACGGTGGAAGAAAAAATTTCCACAATTTTCTTCCAGGTCATGGTCTTGGTAATAAAGGTTTCGGCAAACAACGCATAGACGACAGCAACAACGCCGGCTTCCGTAGGCGTGGTAATGCCCGTATAAATGCCGCCAAGAACAAGAACGGGAACCATGAGCGCCCATTTCGCTTCCCACAGAGCTTCCATTCTTTCCTTAAAGGAAGCACGGGGAGTTTTGATGCCATAGCCTCTGACACCGGAAATGATCGTTCCTATGACCATGAAGGCAACGCCGAGGATGCAGCCGGGAACAATGATGGCAATAAACAGATCACTGATGGAAACCCCCGCCGTTGCACCATAGATGATAAGCGCCGTCGAAGGAGGAATAAGAGCGCCTAGCGTGCCCGATGCCGTATTGACGGCCGTCGCATACGCTTTGGAATAGCCCTCCTTTTCCATGGCGGGAATCATAATGCCGCCTACGGCAGCCACAGTGGCGGGCGGAGAACCGCACAGCGACCCGTAGAACAGACAGGTAAGCACGGATACCAGGGACAGGCCTCCGGTAATATGTCCTACCAGCGTGCGGGAAAGTTTGAGCAGAGCGCCTGCCATGCTGCCGCGCTGCATGATGTCGCCGGCACATACAAAGAACGGAAGCGCCAGCAGCGGAAAGGAATTAAATACCGAGTACATTTTCTGCGCAAACAGCGCCGGTTCGAGCTCTCCCACCCAGATGGCTGCGAGTACCGCCAGACCGATGGCTGCACCTATATGCAGGGACAATATCAGGCCAACAATAAGCACAGAAAATAACGTAATGAGAACGGGATCCATGACATCAACTCCCTTTCCTAGTTATCTTTTTTGTCTCTTGCATATGCATACAGCTGAACAACTGCATATATTGCAGTAACTGTCAGACATACAGGAATAGGTATCCATGTGATATATACAGGAATATTAACAGTTGACGCCATTTGTTCCATATCTTTGATTGCAACAAGCATATAATATGTTAAATAAGCACCTATTATACAATATATAAATGTAAAAATCATTGTTATAATATTGAGTATTTTCTTTACAGTATGATTTGCAAATGAGAGTATGACGTCGACACGAAGATGCCCGTTTGTCTTCATCGTCATGGCCATGCCCGTATAAGCAAGAATAATAAATATGAACCGGCACACTTCCTCGGGCCACGGAAGTGCATTATTCAGAACATACCGAAATATTACCTGAATAAATGCAATCGTAATAAGACAGACGAGGGATAAAATCCCTATACCTGTGATTACTACATCAAACAGTTTCAAAATCTTACCCACGAACTACTCCTTAAATCATCTATACGGTACCTTCCGC includes the following:
- a CDS encoding TRAP transporter large permease, with product MDPVLITLFSVLIVGLILSLHIGAAIGLAVLAAIWVGELEPALFAQKMYSVFNSFPLLALPFFVCAGDIMQRGSMAGALLKLSRTLVGHITGGLSLVSVLTCLFYGSLCGSPPATVAAVGGIMIPAMEKEGYSKAYATAVNTASGTLGALIPPSTALIIYGATAGVSISDLFIAIIVPGCILGVAFMVIGTIISGVRGYGIKTPRASFKERMEALWEAKWALMVPVLVLGGIYTGITTPTEAGVVAVVYALFAETFITKTMTWKKIVEIFSSTVRTTGMMFFVITAATAMGTILVYFNADTVVAEMLSGITTNKYVLIFLVCTLLIILGTFMETVAMIMIMTPILLPMMMNSGVDPIQFGVIMTFGVILGNITPPVGMNLYVGCAISDISFAMLSRAILPFIATMVGCFYLISYVPFFSMCLL
- a CDS encoding TRAP transporter small permease, with protein sequence MGKILKLFDVVITGIGILSLVCLITIAFIQVIFRYVLNNALPWPEEVCRFIFIILAYTGMAMTMKTNGHLRVDVILSFANHTVKKILNIITMIFTFIYCIIGAYLTYYMLVAIKDMEQMASTVNIPVYITWIPIPVCLTVTAIYAVVQLYAYARDKKDN